The nucleotide window GCTcggtgttggtgtagtggtaaagTAAATAGTGTACTTAGCACGAATGTCTCCAACAGGTTCAgtaattcaaaaattgttattcacCAGAGCTGGTTTTATATGAAACTAACAATAGTTAGAAATATAGGCgggatttatttttttgtatagtagatacaaatacaaatacccgaacaaaataaaattcatttgtaaaatgtaataattaagataattatataaattttttgtaaaaatcttcaactccaaaattttgtagtttttcatttCGTCTATTAACCTAATCAATCTTAATGAATCAAATAGCaagtatttatagaaataacaaTTATGATCACTTCAAAGATTAAAATCTATtccagttatttttattatattaagttaGTGATATAAGAGGTAAACGATGTTAAATGTATAACTGTTGAGGAAATTTCGGTCAAATacaaattactttattttttttatctgaaataacgtaaatgattttaatcaatatttaggATAACAATGAATATGTGCTCTGTTATTTGTACTGATCTGatggaatatttcaaaaaaattctaaaatattttactgccGATGCTAgggatgtttcaaaaatattagttaGGCATTTCGTTACTTCTTATTGCTTGCTTGAAACTTGAGGGATTATCTcactaaaaatatcatttactaTGGTTATAATTTGTTACagtatttcatatttctatgattttacTGGTTAGTATATtgtcattttaataaaacttttaaaagataaaatgtaTGCAGTATTATAGTGAGATAATGGCCCTCAAGGTAATTACATTTAACAATGAGTTTCGGTAACATTACAGATTTGGAAaagtatttgataataataatataggtaaataaaaaccaaaattgtatgctataatatttgacaataaagttttaattgatagAACTATGGAAATATATCTAGAATGTAAAGTTCTAGAAATACTCTCTAAAAATCAAGCGGCTATTAAAAAACTGAGCTGTCTTGTTTTTAAAACTGACATGGGAGTTCCCAAGAATGATGAAATGGACAAAAATAACGGTTCTtcaaaaagaagcaaaaaaacAACACCTATTATTAGCTGACAGTGTTAAAGGGGCTACAACCCAATAAACAACGTAGTAAAGGTAATATAAGGAGAGTTTTGTATAAAAcacaaagtaaataaatatggTCAATAACTTTGATCTCCTTTGAAAACCAAACTGTACGTAAGTACTAGTACAAGATTAGTTGTATGTATTTCATATGATAACACTATTTCCAAATCTGTATCCGAACAACAActtaatatacattttttttctcgtttagGGTAACAAAGtagaatatatacaaataaaagatatttagCTATTGTCTGTTACAGCGCATCGGTTAAATTCAAACTACTTGCGAAATGACAAAAtgtacttttttaaatatattttgaataaaaaaatgtctaaaattttattatgtttattaccgaaatttgttgtaaatgaaaacatttttgatttgGCTTGAATAATTCATTGGACAAACTCagcaattgttttttttttctaaaaattcaaggCGTTAATAAACATAGTTTCACGAAAAAGAACATATGtaacgaaaaataaatttactttgtTGTATTGATACACTTTCATTGCTCATCTGTTTTACAATTGATAAAGTGAAGTAGAAACAAGTAATAATTAATACTTGGATTAAAGGATTTtagaaaatgatatatttaGGTAATTCATTTCaccattcaaatattattacaaatgtGAACATTTCAATAATCTTCAAATGTGCTGAATGGATGTGTAATTGTATTATCataaagaattataaaatacaTCCCTTACAGTATGTATGAcaggaaataattaattcatgTTTACATTAATAAAAGATACAggacatttattatatttaaaatgaacatTCCTGTAAGCACATAAataagcaaatatttttcacgTTTCAACTAAATTTACTGTAGTCAAcagattttatgaattttagaagatatcaagtttattttggtttctctaaaataattttacgtAGCAGATTTTGACATCTTacttgaaattattagaaataaaaatttataattggttaTCATGtactttttcttcttataatttCCCAATACACTTCATTTCAATAGtgcatttaaaaacaatattatggAAAAACTACTATATAACAAGTAGTGTGTATGAGATGGGAGTGATATAAAGTTGGTAATCTTGTAAAAATTCTGAATATAGTGTTATAGATTGTGTGACAAAAATCagacatttcaaattcaaaatacttttaattcGTATCAGCGTCGTTCTtagaatttttccaaatttttcaatctATGGTGAAGCGAAGCAACCTGATTGGTATAAGCGTAATGTTTGTAATTCATTACAACTAAGAAAATGTTTCCTTCGTTTAGAATTTAAGTGGTGGTAGTCGTCGGATACTGGAACATGGTGCCACATGTTAGTCCCGCCGATCTGACCGTTGGTCGAGGAGGTAACTGGGGGGTTATTTGGCCAGAATTAACCTCTCTAGTATACCTTGGCGAGATGCTTGGTGGTGGTGCTGGGACTATCatactgaaataaaaaacaatgttattttattctaccttatttgtttgtaatacctttttttataaatgtcaaattccaataattatttgttGTCGATTGGtacaataaatagaaaatgcGAAAGGACTGCACAAATTGACTAAATGCATCAAGAATGAATAGTAAATGGGAAAGTAAGAAAACCACGAGTATAGCGATAACATCATagttaatggaaaaattatattatgaacAAGGGAGAAGCAACCAGGCCTACAATGAAGAAAGAGTGTGAAAACAGATAAGCGAATTCTGTAAAGTTCAGGTTTAGGCatattcattttcttataattaataatagttaaatgaacaaatttcataatataagcAGAGAACCAATTATGATGCATTAATACAGTTACATAAATCTTACCTGGTCCCTCCATTATTCGTCAAAGTATGTTGTGGATGCGGATGTAAGGTAGCGTGCCTCCTCATATGAAGTTGAGAAGTATGAGTCGGATTCAATCTCGGTAAGGTACTGTGTCCTCCCAAATTGGGAAGTGGGTTGAAATGGTGAGGATAAGAATGGGAATGAGAGTGAGAGCTAGGAGAGGAACCTGGTTCTCTTCTAGGCGGCAAAGGAGGAGGTGAACAATCACGGGGTATAGAGTTGTCACGTGGTGGAAGAATAGGGGCGTCTGGCGCCTGTCTCATCTAAAACAAATGCATATAATTGAATTAgagtaaattatatatattttaaaaatgattatcaaattaattcaatttttataaaccaTCTTGTTATCAAATGTAGCTTACTTGTTGTGGTGAACTTATTTCGGGACTATCCCTTCTTCTTCTAGGGGGTAATGGTGGAGGCGGAGGAGGTGGTGTAGGCGGTAATCGAGGACTTATGGGTTCAGTAGGAAGGTGAGGACCAGGTGAAATGGGACTATGCGGTCCTGGACTATTGGGACCACCTGTAGAGCTTTGGCTGTTGTGGCTGAATCTTTGAGGTCTATAGAAAAGAAAGAATTATTCctttaaataattgaatgaaattttcattatttatttttttatttatgtctcACAAAAATGTCATCTTTGAGGAATATTAGATCTGAATTAGTTTAATCAGTTAAAAATGTGTCAAAGCTTTCTGAACTTTCAACGAATTTAGTTCAATGACTgattatagtaattttttgcTATGAAAGGTTAAGATATGTATGGCTGCTATGATTAAACCAAGTTTCTTCTAAAGAGTCAATAACTTGAATGTTGCTTccaaaaaatcgaataattcaaattattgatttggtGACATATATGTTCAAAACCAGTAGTTACATAACTAAATTTTCTATACTTACATTGTTGGTGGTGTTTGTTCAACCCTAGATGGTTTGAAAGATGTTGACATGATTGAGCTAACGCTGGGACTTCTCGTGTGATGGAACCAACTGATAATTGGATTAGATGCAGCAGGAGAGACTGGGCTCAAAGTTGGACTATTCTGACTGGTACCCAATTGTACCTAAACAAACATTATAgcataaaaatttataacagaaTTATAAATGTGAAGCTGCTGTATTGATCTTATTATATAGAGAAGAAAAATACTTACAGATGCAAATACACTGAAATCATTGTCGGATCTGGAAGAATCCTCGCTCTTAGAGTCATCACTTTTCATTGTAGAATTTAGAGTTTGATTTACAGTATTAGCGAGGGCACCAGATACACTCTTCACAGTCTTAATGGCTTTAATACCAGGACTTTTTAAATTCAGGTGCGGCcattttcttggaaattttgACAGTACCTTACTACCCCTTGGTTCGATTTCCAAAGACTTTTGATATAAGTAGTTACTGATTTCCGTATCGTTCATTTCGCCAAATGGATTTAAATTTTCGAGAAAATGCTgcaataatacttttattagaACTCTTAAGTGATTTTTGTATAATACTTTAACACTGTTCGCTTCccctaacaaaaaaaaattcatagttAACTAACAAATATTGAAGAGGGTGTTTCAATAATtacctaaaattattaaattaaataatgtaataatgtagaaaagcaaataaattctttctttcaattatttactCAAATCTCATTAATTAGAGCGCCCAGAACAAAAATTAAGGACCAAACATCACGATTTTTACTGAGTAAATTTAATTTACGCTTCCCAGTATACagtattggaaaaattttaacaaCTGATTAATTAGTTATATAGTATGTTGTATGTATAGAAAGTGTAGAAAAATAGTAACTGTTGTTTTAAAATGTAGACAATCTAGGAACTATTTCTTGAGGACACAATCAAATGAATGGAGTCTTGTGAGATTAtgattaaaaatcatttaacataaaatttacaTGTTTCAgcatataaatacaatttatataatgaacaattaattgtttatattgaGATAAGAGTATTAAGCACCTTTTCCCTATAGACATCACTAACAAACTTTAAGACTCCTGCAAAACAGTTGTGTATTAACTCTGTGGAACGAACGTTGAGATAAGTATAGTAATTATATTGGAATAGATGAGGTGTGGACCAGTGTAAATACTAAAACTCACCCTAATACTTGGCTCTACGCTAAAACAGTATGGTTGATTTTGATATTGTTGTATTTCACCAGTAATTTCAGCAACTTTTctacgtttaaaaaaatttatcaactgCGTGTTTGGAAGGAAGTCGGGATTACCCTCTTCTATGTGAAGAATGTTAGTGAGGTACATGCCCAAAAAGGGCACGCATGGTGGGTTGATTGATCTCAATTTTTCTTGATACTTCTTAAATCTATCATCACTTTTGCGGCTGTCTTCAAGAGCTTTCCGATTTTGTTGAGTCAGTGCCtagtaaaaattaaagaagaaattaCTATTTCTTATGAAATGTTTCATTATAAGTATATGCTTTTGAGATAAGTTATGTTATACTTACAGCAAACGTGAAGTTCAACCTATATACAGATGCAGATCCCAAGGCAGACACTATTGCCAAAACTCcattaaaattgttaatttcattcaaacataTCATAATCTCTATGATCCTGTTCATTACAGCAACCCTTTCTTCCAAATTTTCTGCTTCTACTATATTCTTTTCCAACCATCTTGTGAACTAAACATAAAGACAGAAAATAAAAACGTTAAATCGGCGCATACAAGCGCAAATCATACCTTTCTTTAACCAAATACATATTGTAAACTAGTTTACTTGCCATACACAAGGACATTATTACATAGAgactaaatatttcatttttaatccCATACAATTCTGGACtgttattatttagaaattgttAATAAGTAAGAAAAAAGCAACAAtacatactgaatacactgtttaccttcagtctctaaagactatatgttggttatcaaaacgcgcgtcagacagtgtaattgcgaGAGTTTGTTGTagacagtgtattcagtatgaatatagCCAACGattctagaaatttcaattcaacaATAATGGAGGTatatggatttttttatataagataGGTTATCTATAACAAGAGAATACAAGGTACCATCCAATTTTGTTACttggtttatattttattgatatttaaattcACATTGGTATAGTTTGATATTAAccacaattatttgaaaaattatatcaatattaattagGTAGAGGTATCTAAATAAAACTGGATAtacttaaacaaaaatattgtaaattacaCAAACAATTATAAAGTTTAATAACTTCaacagaatataaaaataaatttaaaaaaattcataaccaAATACTTaagtttacaaataatattgttaagttttcagataaaaaaaatagttttcgatttttttagttaaaaataaactttatttaattttttgagctACTATATGTCAGTTTTCTATTTGCTATTTTCTCCTAAAATTActgtatatataatttacaGGAAATTCTTATCAAATAGGATACAAATATTAACAGTTGTGAAGTTTTATATactcaagaaaaaaatagtagaagTCAAAGAATAAGAAATACTTACATTTGTTGTATGTTTAATCATCTTCAACAAATTGGGACTAGtaatttctttctctttttttgtcCACACAGTACCCACTAACTCAGAAGGTTTGATGGTTCGATAGAGATCAAATTCAAGAATTGTGAGTTGCCTAGCTATTTCCACAGGATGTAGAGTAAGTATACCATATTCCTCTTCTGAACAATTGATATGTCTTTCTATAGGTGGAGGAGGATCATCAAATGCAAATTTTATAAGTCTTTGGTTGTCGTTTTCCAACTGAAAAGTGATCCAATGTTATAACGAATTCAATTCTtgtaacatattttttgtttttgactgttaaatggaaaatatatccATCTCTCATATTAATTACAgctttaataataaacaaaagtaGAAAATCTCTTCTAGATTCTATAGATTGAtttagtttttgagatatagaaTCAAGAAGTGAATTCATCTCGatagaaaattaacaatatttaaaattacacACATCATCAAAATCAATTTGTTCACTGTCTCTCTTCCAAATTGACTCATCAACTGATTTGACAGCATATCAATAAGCTTTTCTATCTCATGATACTACTTAATGAGCCATACTACAAATCTTGATGCCCAAACCCTCTGTTTTAGTGACAAGAAACCACACCGATAAGCTGTTACATATATTATTCTCTAGTATTTTAATTAATGACATATAAAACAAGTGGTATACATTACATACCTTCCTTTGAACTATTTTGATGACACTGTCTACCCATTTTCGCATACTTTTTCCATTCACTGAATCTAAAAAAGCTTGTAATTTGACCAGAAGAATAGGATCCCTTTCGAAGTCGTAAAAGTGATGATCTACCCAATGTCGTAACACATTTAGTACCCTTAAATACAGAAACATTTACATTTAAGAATGTGAAATTATAACGTAAATACCAATAATGTACAATTGTATTTACCTTAAAGTAAGTCTCCCATACATtcatttggataaaaaattaaGGAACTCAAAGTAAAAAGGAAgctttgaatttaaatattgaaattatgtatTGATTGATAGATTAACAGACAAAAATTACCCTTTATcctaaaatataatgaataataaaactataactTTTCAGTAGAAATATAGGCAAGAATTATGTGGGCAGAGTGAACATTCTCCTTTTCGCAGTTCTTGTTTTGTATATTGTAAGatcaaacctaaccaaatttgGAACATTTTATTCTACTGTATAGGTattgaaaacatgaaaaaaattgaaatatgttcacatgaattttttttgggaTAATGTTCATGAAATGCTTAAGGTGAATAACATCTAAATAGCTTTTCAATTGAAAGATGCGATATATACtatcatagtttttttatagatctatagaaaaaaaaatatcgcatcatttatttttttaattcttaacAGCATTGTTTTGATACCTCCAATAATTGTCTTCATATTTTAACCAATTTAACCAAAACGTTGACAAATTATACATCAAAAACTTTCTTATAAAACATTCTAATTAAACCACTTGAAAATCCAATAAATAGTTTAACGTGAAGAGATGAGCAGGaggattttgttttataatatgtagTACTAAACCACTCGAATTTAACGACATTCATACATGACAAATAACAGAATTATTCAATCAGCAATATGTataaaactagaagaaaaaaCTCACAAAGAATTTGGGCAAAAATATGTATGAACTGCAAATAATAATAGAAGATTCTGTAGTTAACGTAATTATTAGATTCACTGATTACTTTATTTATTACCCAactcaacaaaaatttttttgttttttgtcctAAAGTTTATATTATAATCTTTCAGTCAATTATACACAAatcgaaaagaaaatattttttttggtataaagtttgtttttgtgataGTTATAGAAACaatactaattttaattttttttcataaatttcaattggttaggttatatatttcaaaatactgcAAAACAAAGctgaaaatgaataaaagttAGTTGAAgatatactaaaaaattttaatgctACGGGGGCTGCAGGATGTCATTGAAAGTTCATATGCTCCATAtcaatttagataaataaaaatgatatggGAGCGTATTCAGAAGAGCAAGTAGTTTTCATAAGGACACTATGAACTTCGAACACCGTTATCAAGGCCAATATAAAGAAATCATGATGGGAGACTATGTCTGGAGTTTATAGAGAGAAAGTACTTATGgacataaaagaaaaagtaagagtgtacatttttaaagtatttttcacttttttgtagTAAAGCTTGatacaaattataaacatatttataaacataTGTATGGTTCTATCTTCATATTAAAACcacaaattttgagaaatatcgTTTAGCCGGTTGTTTGAATACAAAAGCAAACTATTCtatgttatataattttttttgtgtaatttataaaactattttgtgTTGACAAGTGTTATTAATGTACACCGTAAATTTGCAAATTAAGccaataaagaaatatttttaaaaatcattaattgcTAATAGCCCTTTGATGATAAATTGAAACAGCAATGTCATACCTGAATTGTACAGGTTGGCAATATTCCTTTCTATATTTCTTCCAATCCTCCCTCTGATTACTCTTCTGCATTTTATCAGTATCACAACAGTCTTGATCGTAAACTAGAGATGGGTCAGGTATTTGAAATCGTTCTATTAACAGTTCAAGAAGTTCCATGGGGGAACAGAAACTTCTATATGTTGTCAAAAAGGTTCTAACAAATTTGGGATCGGCATAAATATGATAAGTCAGTCTTTCAACGAGTTTGTATAAAGTTGCACCCTAAAAATTATTAGTGAAATAAATTGTGAGAAAATCGTAGTTTGGGGTAGGCCCTTACTTTAATAAGAGGAACTCCACCATTTTCTCTTTGTTCGAGTATAATGTTATCTTTAGAATCAGGCTCGGCGAATTTATACAACTCTGGAGGAGGcagtttcaatggatgttttcTCTCAATATCTGATAGGATACTATCCAATACTCTTTCTAACAtagatctaaaaaaaatatggcaTCATAAATAgttgtttgtttatatatttcctatcaaaatttatttaaataattctccTATTATTGTTTCGACCcttatgtattttatttttctagggTACATCACTCTATCAATAAGTTATAAGTAAACAATTTTTCGACTTCAAGTAGCCCCGTTTTTTATATCTCTTTCTGATATGATTGTGAATCAccttttgtttatataattatagCATATCTTCTTTTCTTTTACTATCACCTTTACAGGTGTCAGATCATGGTTCCAGTTTCTCTTGTACTCATTTCTTCCACCATCTTTGATCTTTTATCATTATCCCCAGTTCttccatatttttctcattttgacCCCAACTCCTTTATTTGATCAATGTATGCATTTCTTTCTTGCACTCTCTCGATTTTAAGGGTATATCCAGCCTCTAATTGTTTGTCATTATTCTAATGCTATGACTAGATTAATTCagctattttttgtttattgtttttcttattgattATAGTTTTGTGGCTTTTGtaactaattttatattgtgTATTTATCTCgcatcatttattttcatttttccattcatatatattttctgtATTCCAGTATTGTTGTAAATTGAATAGTCAATTTTTCTAGCTATTTCTGCATTAATTCTGTCTTTCAGTATGTATTTACGGTTTCTAAAGCTCTGACGTggtattttatttacttattaaaTCAGTTGTTTTGATTctcacttattattattattattattttagttttacttATGTTGACTAGATGTTCACTAGCTCTTGGATTTTATTTAGAGTTTGCTACTATTAAGACCACATTGTCTgcaaaaaaaaaccatttactC belongs to Diorhabda carinulata isolate Delta chromosome X, icDioCari1.1, whole genome shotgun sequence and includes:
- the LOC130900504 gene encoding protein son of sevenless isoform X1, with amino-acid sequence MNTGVAADNIYDFNSEENAAKWKGLLTSALKKVLEQVHPSLCARDDALEYIESLCLRLLAMLCAKPSPHTVQDVEERVISTFPTPIDKWALKEAQEAIDRGKKKSVLQLPVDKIHSLLQKELLLYKIDSTVSLFLVAVLEYISADILKLVGNYAKNIKHMEITYQDVQISMKVDKPTSMALMDMFYQDEGGGSNIIENPVMVSTTLNYEETVRELIASEKAYLKELHMLIKVFREEIIKLNPSPQDIEKIFSNIMDIYELTYTLSGSLEDVREMAQEKMAYIGCCFEELAEAAEFDVYIKYAADVTSSSCRETLNNLLNRPDVQSSLNTAGQGMPLALRYYLPSLLMGPIWHCFSYLEYIPTLRRLSTSSEDQETLAQVEGLLKPLQIALASCVPSQSIPRNPGPSLQGKNRRQTAILKIQELQKIVENWDSKDLGQCCNEFIREDTLTKVSNNKRLTERRVFLFDGLMILCKPNSRRQSSVHHQNHPECKLKERFFIRKVEIIDHQDTDELKHAFEISPRQTPSVILCAKTGEDKNSWMADLVMLNNRSMLERVLDSILSDIERKHPLKLPPPELYKFAEPDSKDNIILEQRENGGVPLIKGATLYKLVERLTYHIYADPKFVRTFLTTYRSFCSPMELLELLIERFQIPDPSLVYDQDCCDTDKMQKSNQREDWKKYRKEYCQPVQFRVLNVLRHWVDHHFYDFERDPILLVKLQAFLDSVNGKSMRKWVDSVIKIVQRKLENDNQRLIKFAFDDPPPPIERHINCSEEEYGILTLHPVEIARQLTILEFDLYRTIKPSELVGTVWTKKEKEITSPNLLKMIKHTTNFTRWLEKNIVEAENLEERVAVMNRIIEIMICLNEINNFNGVLAIVSALGSASVYRLNFTFAALTQQNRKALEDSRKSDDRFKKYQEKLRSINPPCVPFLGMYLTNILHIEEGNPDFLPNTQLINFFKRRKVAEITGEIQQYQNQPYCFSVEPSIRHFLENLNPFGEMNDTEISNYLYQKSLEIEPRGSKVLSKFPRKWPHLNLKSPGIKAIKTVKSVSGALANTVNQTLNSTMKSDDSKSEDSSRSDNDFSVFASVQLGTSQNSPTLSPVSPAASNPIISWFHHTRSPSVSSIMSTSFKPSRVEQTPPTIPQRFSHNSQSSTGGPNSPGPHSPISPGPHLPTEPISPRLPPTPPPPPPPLPPRRRRDSPEISSPQQMRQAPDAPILPPRDNSIPRDCSPPPLPPRREPGSSPSSHSHSHSYPHHFNPLPNLGGHSTLPRLNPTHTSQLHMRRHATLHPHPQHTLTNNGGTSMIVPAPPPSISPRYTREVNSGQITPQLPPRPTVRSAGLTCGTMFQYPTTTTT
- the LOC130900504 gene encoding protein son of sevenless isoform X2, coding for MNTGVAADNIYDFNSEENAAKWKGLLTSALKKVLEQVHPSLCARDDALEYIESLCLRLLAMLCAKPSPHTVQDVEERVISTFPTPIDKWALKEAQEAIDRGKKKSVLQLPVDKIHSLLQKELLLYKIDSTVSLFLVAVLEYISADILKLVGNYAKNIKHMEITYQDVQISMKVDKALMDMFYQDEGGGSNIIENPVMVSTTLNYEETVRELIASEKAYLKELHMLIKVFREEIIKLNPSPQDIEKIFSNIMDIYELTYTLSGSLEDVREMAQEKMAYIGCCFEELAEAAEFDVYIKYAADVTSSSCRETLNNLLNRPDVQSSLNTAGQGMPLALRYYLPSLLMGPIWHCFSYLEYIPTLRRLSTSSEDQETLAQVEGLLKPLQIALASCVPSQSIPRNPGPSLQGKNRRQTAILKIQELQKIVENWDSKDLGQCCNEFIREDTLTKVSNNKRLTERRVFLFDGLMILCKPNSRRQSSVHHQNHPECKLKERFFIRKVEIIDHQDTDELKHAFEISPRQTPSVILCAKTGEDKNSWMADLVMLNNRSMLERVLDSILSDIERKHPLKLPPPELYKFAEPDSKDNIILEQRENGGVPLIKGATLYKLVERLTYHIYADPKFVRTFLTTYRSFCSPMELLELLIERFQIPDPSLVYDQDCCDTDKMQKSNQREDWKKYRKEYCQPVQFRVLNVLRHWVDHHFYDFERDPILLVKLQAFLDSVNGKSMRKWVDSVIKIVQRKLENDNQRLIKFAFDDPPPPIERHINCSEEEYGILTLHPVEIARQLTILEFDLYRTIKPSELVGTVWTKKEKEITSPNLLKMIKHTTNFTRWLEKNIVEAENLEERVAVMNRIIEIMICLNEINNFNGVLAIVSALGSASVYRLNFTFAALTQQNRKALEDSRKSDDRFKKYQEKLRSINPPCVPFLGMYLTNILHIEEGNPDFLPNTQLINFFKRRKVAEITGEIQQYQNQPYCFSVEPSIRHFLENLNPFGEMNDTEISNYLYQKSLEIEPRGSKVLSKFPRKWPHLNLKSPGIKAIKTVKSVSGALANTVNQTLNSTMKSDDSKSEDSSRSDNDFSVFASVQLGTSQNSPTLSPVSPAASNPIISWFHHTRSPSVSSIMSTSFKPSRVEQTPPTIPQRFSHNSQSSTGGPNSPGPHSPISPGPHLPTEPISPRLPPTPPPPPPPLPPRRRRDSPEISSPQQMRQAPDAPILPPRDNSIPRDCSPPPLPPRREPGSSPSSHSHSHSYPHHFNPLPNLGGHSTLPRLNPTHTSQLHMRRHATLHPHPQHTLTNNGGTSMIVPAPPPSISPRYTREVNSGQITPQLPPRPTVRSAGLTCGTMFQYPTTTTT